Proteins encoded in a region of the Mesoflavibacter profundi genome:
- the rbfA gene encoding 30S ribosome-binding factor RbfA: MEESQRQKKIASVLQRDLVDILQGAATKGGLKGVIISVSKVKVTVDLTDAKVYLSIFPNDKGKELLEGIRSNTPFIRHELAQRTKNQLRRMPQLMFYIDDSLEYIDQIEKSLKGEDNPIANPDLLSKRKKS, encoded by the coding sequence ATGGAAGAAAGTCAAAGACAAAAAAAAATTGCATCTGTTTTACAACGTGATCTTGTAGATATCCTTCAAGGTGCCGCAACTAAAGGTGGTTTAAAAGGTGTTATTATATCGGTTTCTAAAGTTAAAGTTACTGTAGATTTAACCGATGCAAAGGTATATTTAAGTATTTTCCCTAACGATAAAGGAAAAGAACTATTAGAAGGAATTAGATCCAATACTCCGTTTATTAGACATGAATTAGCACAACGTACAAAAAATCAATTACGTCGTATGCCTCAACTTATGTTTTACATAGACGACTCTTTAGAATACATAGACCAAATCGAAAAATCTTTAAAAGGCGAGGACAATCCTATAGCAAACCCAGATTTATTAAGCAAAAGAAAAAAATCTTAA
- the mce gene encoding methylmalonyl-CoA epimerase, with protein sequence MDKIEHIGIAVKSLESSNRLFKQLFGKAHYKIETVKSEGVNTSFFQVGPNKIELLEATKEDSPIAKFIEKKGEGIHHIAFAVEDIEQEIQRLKKEGFIVLNETPKKGADNKLVAFLHPKSTNGVLIELCQDIK encoded by the coding sequence ATGGATAAAATAGAACATATAGGTATAGCGGTTAAGAGTTTAGAGTCATCAAACAGACTTTTTAAACAGCTTTTTGGTAAAGCTCATTATAAAATAGAAACCGTTAAAAGTGAAGGTGTAAATACATCCTTTTTTCAGGTAGGACCAAATAAAATAGAGTTATTAGAAGCAACAAAAGAAGATAGTCCGATAGCAAAATTTATAGAAAAAAAAGGAGAAGGTATACATCACATAGCTTTTGCAGTAGAAGACATAGAGCAAGAAATACAAAGACTTAAAAAAGAAGGTTTTATTGTGTTAAATGAAACACCTAAAAAAGGCGCAGATAATAAATTAGTTGCTTTTTTACATCCTAAATCGACAAACGGTGTATTAATTGAGTTGTGTCAAGATATCAAGTAA
- a CDS encoding PID-CTERM protein-sorting domain-containing protein, translating to MFFSLITIAQGVNVPPPPPPQPPPPGLPIDSGIAVLFVVALVFGVYKAIKISKKLKA from the coding sequence ATGTTTTTTAGCCTAATTACAATAGCACAAGGAGTAAACGTTCCGCCTCCACCACCACCACAACCGCCACCACCTGGTTTGCCAATAGATAGTGGTATAGCAGTTTTATTTGTAGTTGCTTTAGTGTTTGGTGTTTACAAAGCTATTAAGATTAGTAAAAAATTAAAGGCTTAA
- a CDS encoding riboflavin synthase, translated as MFTGIIETIGTVTNLTSEKENLHITVKSDITYELKIDQSVSHNGVCLTVIAIDDNNYTVTAIKETLNKTNLGSLKVESKVNLERAMKLGDRLDGHIVQGHVDQIGECTNIQEANGSWIFTFKYDTELSNITIEKGSITVNGVSLTVVNSKKDSFSVAIIPYTYKHTNFNTFKIGTIVNLEFDVIGKYVKRLNELSL; from the coding sequence ATGTTTACCGGAATTATTGAAACTATTGGTACCGTAACCAATTTAACCTCAGAAAAAGAAAATTTACATATCACTGTAAAAAGTGATATTACTTACGAATTAAAAATTGATCAAAGCGTATCTCATAACGGTGTATGTTTAACAGTTATTGCTATAGACGATAATAATTATACTGTTACTGCCATAAAAGAAACATTAAACAAAACTAATTTAGGATCTTTAAAAGTTGAAAGTAAAGTAAACCTTGAAAGAGCAATGAAACTTGGAGACAGGCTTGATGGTCACATAGTCCAAGGTCATGTAGACCAAATAGGAGAGTGTACTAATATCCAAGAAGCTAATGGTAGCTGGATATTTACTTTTAAGTACGATACTGAGTTGTCTAATATTACTATAGAAAAAGGATCTATTACTGTAAATGGAGTAAGCTTAACTGTAGTTAACTCTAAAAAAGACAGTTTTAGTGTTGCAATAATCCCTTACACTTATAAGCATACTAATTTTAATACATTTAAAATTGGTACAATAGTAAATTTAGAATTTGACGTTATTGGTAAATATGTAAAACGTCTTAACGAGTTAAGCCTTTAA
- the pdxA gene encoding 4-hydroxythreonine-4-phosphate dehydrogenase PdxA, which produces MKKEENIKVGISIGDLNGIGPEVVLKIFEDSRMLEFCTPIIFASIKTLSFVKKYYKLEVNLNGINDLNQALNSKVNVYNCWKENVNINFGKDDKKIGEYAIKSLEEATKALKNDQIDVLVTAPINKHNIQSDTFKFPGHTDYLNQELEGNSLMFMINDGLRVGLLTDHVPVKDVSKHITTKLIEDKINTVYNSLKQDFKINIPKIAVLGINPHTGDNGVIGTEDDKILRPALKKIKESGKLVFGPYAADSFFGSNNYKNFDAIIASYHDQGLIPFKTLSFGQGVNYTAGLNKVRTSPDHGTAYEIAGKGQADIGSFKEAIFAAIKIFNNRNEFAEISKNPLPFSKKKI; this is translated from the coding sequence ATGAAGAAAGAAGAAAATATTAAAGTAGGAATTTCTATTGGAGATTTAAATGGTATAGGACCGGAAGTTGTTTTAAAAATCTTTGAAGATTCTAGAATGTTAGAATTTTGCACACCAATAATTTTTGCTTCAATAAAAACATTAAGTTTTGTAAAAAAATATTATAAACTAGAGGTTAATTTAAACGGTATAAACGATCTAAACCAAGCATTAAACTCAAAAGTTAATGTATATAATTGTTGGAAAGAAAATGTAAATATCAATTTTGGTAAAGACGACAAAAAAATAGGAGAATATGCTATTAAGTCATTAGAAGAAGCCACAAAAGCCTTAAAAAATGACCAAATAGATGTTTTGGTAACAGCGCCAATTAACAAACATAATATACAGTCCGATACATTTAAGTTTCCAGGTCATACAGATTATTTAAATCAAGAGTTAGAAGGTAACAGCTTAATGTTTATGATCAACGATGGATTAAGAGTTGGTTTGTTAACAGACCATGTTCCTGTTAAAGATGTATCCAAGCATATTACAACAAAGTTAATCGAAGATAAAATTAACACAGTTTATAACTCTTTAAAACAAGATTTTAAGATAAATATACCAAAAATTGCTGTATTAGGTATAAATCCTCATACAGGAGACAACGGAGTAATTGGCACAGAAGACGATAAGATATTAAGACCAGCTTTAAAAAAAATTAAAGAATCTGGAAAATTAGTTTTTGGGCCATATGCAGCCGATAGTTTTTTTGGATCAAATAATTATAAAAACTTTGATGCAATTATTGCATCATACCATGATCAAGGATTAATACCATTTAAAACATTGTCTTTTGGGCAAGGTGTAAATTATACAGCAGGATTAAATAAAGTAAGAACATCACCAGATCATGGTACAGCTTACGAGATTGCAGGAAAAGGTCAAGCAGATATAGGATCTTTTAAAGAAGCAATCTTTGCAGCAATTAAAATATTTAATAATAGAAACGAGTTTGCAGAAATAAGTAAAAACCCTTTACCTTTTTCAAAAAAAAAGATATAA
- a CDS encoding YceD family protein produces the protein MKQLKEFTIPFVGLKEGKHHFDYNIDQTFFDHFEYEEFNSSDIKVDLILNKKSTLLELHFQISGTVNVYCDVTNEPYDQELNNTFDLVVKFGEEFNDENIDILIIPHGEYEINVQQYIYETIVLGLPSKLVHPGIEDGTLDSEILKKLEELSPKIKDKKEEKDEIDPRWNTLKKLLTDK, from the coding sequence ATGAAGCAATTAAAAGAATTTACAATACCATTTGTAGGTTTAAAAGAAGGAAAACATCATTTTGATTATAATATAGACCAAACGTTCTTTGATCATTTTGAGTATGAAGAGTTTAACTCTAGTGATATTAAAGTAGATTTAATATTAAATAAAAAATCTACATTACTAGAATTACATTTTCAAATATCAGGTACTGTAAATGTATATTGTGATGTAACTAATGAACCATACGACCAAGAATTAAACAACACATTTGATTTAGTTGTAAAATTTGGTGAAGAATTTAATGATGAGAATATAGATATTCTTATAATTCCTCACGGTGAGTATGAAATTAATGTACAACAGTATATTTACGAAACAATAGTATTAGGCTTACCAAGTAAGTTAGTGCATCCTGGGATAGAAGATGGAACATTAGACTCAGAAATACTAAAAAAATTAGAAGAATTAAGTCCTAAAATTAAAGACAAAAAAGAAGAAAAAGACGAGATTGATCCTCGTTGGAATACATTAAAAAAACTATTAACGGATAAATAA
- the rpmF gene encoding 50S ribosomal protein L32 has protein sequence MAHPKRKISKTRRDKRRTHYKATAPQIATCPTTGEAHLYHRAHWSEGKLYYRGQVLIDNSVEENVA, from the coding sequence ATGGCACATCCTAAGAGAAAAATCTCGAAAACTAGAAGAGATAAGAGAAGAACGCATTATAAAGCAACTGCGCCACAAATTGCAACTTGCCCAACAACAGGTGAAGCTCACTTATACCACAGAGCTCACTGGAGTGAAGGTAAATTATATTACAGAGGTCAAGTATTAATAGACAACTCAGTAGAAGAAAACGTAGCATAA
- a CDS encoding beta-ketoacyl-ACP synthase III, which translates to MSKITAAITGVGAYVPEFVLSNKVLETMVDTNDEWITTRTGIKERRILKKEEGEGTSYLAIKAAKDLLEKKNLDPKEIDLVIVATATPDMPVASTAVFTATQIGAVNAFAFDLQAACSSFLYGLSTATSYIESGRYKKVLLIGADKMSSIIDYTDRATCIIFGDGAGAVLLEPNEEGLGFQDEYLRSDGSGREFLKIEAGGSILPTTQETLDNKQHFVHQEGRTVFKFAVANMADVCEKIMQRNNLSHEDVSWLVPHQANLRIIDATANRMSLEEGKVLKNIHRYGNTTSATLPLLLHDFESQLKKGDNLIFAAFGGGFTWGSIYLKWAYNS; encoded by the coding sequence ATGAGCAAAATAACTGCTGCAATAACAGGTGTTGGTGCTTACGTACCAGAATTTGTATTATCAAATAAAGTCTTAGAGACAATGGTAGATACAAATGACGAATGGATCACTACCAGAACAGGTATTAAAGAAAGAAGAATACTTAAAAAAGAAGAAGGAGAAGGCACTTCATACTTAGCAATTAAAGCAGCTAAAGACTTATTGGAGAAAAAAAATCTAGATCCTAAAGAGATAGATTTAGTAATAGTTGCAACCGCTACTCCAGATATGCCAGTAGCATCTACAGCAGTATTTACAGCAACACAAATAGGAGCTGTTAACGCTTTTGCTTTTGATTTACAAGCAGCATGCTCTAGTTTCCTTTATGGATTATCCACAGCAACCAGCTATATCGAGTCTGGAAGATATAAAAAAGTACTACTAATAGGTGCAGATAAAATGTCTTCCATAATAGACTATACAGACAGAGCAACTTGTATCATTTTTGGTGATGGTGCTGGCGCTGTATTATTAGAGCCAAATGAAGAAGGACTAGGTTTTCAAGACGAATACTTAAGAAGTGACGGTTCAGGAAGAGAGTTCCTTAAAATAGAAGCAGGAGGATCAATATTACCTACAACCCAAGAAACATTAGATAATAAACAACATTTTGTTCACCAAGAAGGACGTACAGTATTTAAATTTGCTGTAGCTAATATGGCAGATGTTTGCGAAAAAATAATGCAAAGAAACAATTTATCGCATGAAGACGTATCTTGGTTAGTACCACATCAAGCAAACCTTCGCATTATAGATGCAACTGCTAATAGAATGAGCCTAGAAGAAGGTAAAGTTCTTAAAAATATACATAGATACGGTAATACAACATCTGCTACGTTACCATTATTACTGCATGATTTTGAATCTCAACTTAAAAAAGGAGACAATTTAATATTTGCAGCTTTTGGAGGTGGATTTACATGGGGCTCAATTTATTTAAAATGGGCATATAATTCTTAA
- the accB gene encoding acetyl-CoA carboxylase biotin carboxyl carrier protein: MDLKDIQNLIKFVAKSGASEVKLETDDVKITIKTGSDTETTIVQQVPMQAQMPMQAQMPVAPAPAAPAAPAAPTEAASTEDSKYITIKSPIIGTFYRKPSPDKPLFVEVGQSIAEGDVLCIIEAMKLFNEIESEVSGKIVKILVDDASPVEFDQPLFLVDPS, from the coding sequence ATGGATTTAAAAGACATTCAAAACTTAATTAAATTTGTAGCAAAATCTGGTGCAAGTGAAGTTAAATTAGAAACTGATGATGTTAAAATCACTATAAAAACAGGATCAGATACAGAGACAACAATAGTACAACAAGTACCAATGCAGGCTCAAATGCCAATGCAGGCTCAAATGCCAGTTGCTCCTGCGCCAGCAGCACCTGCAGCGCCAGCAGCACCAACAGAAGCAGCATCTACAGAGGACTCTAAATACATTACAATTAAATCACCAATTATTGGTACTTTTTATAGAAAACCATCTCCAGATAAACCATTATTTGTAGAAGTAGGTCAATCTATAGCAGAAGGAGATGTTTTATGTATTATTGAAGCGATGAAATTATTTAACGAAATTGAATCTGAAGTGTCAGGTAAAATCGTTAAAATCTTAGTAGACGATGCATCTCCAGTAGAGTTTGATCAGCCATTATTTTTAGTAGATCCATCATAA
- the accC gene encoding acetyl-CoA carboxylase biotin carboxylase subunit has product MFKKILVANRGEIALRVIRTCKEMGIKTVAVYSKADEDSLHVKFADEAVCIGPAPSSESYLKMSNIIAAAEITNADAIHPGYGFLSENAKFSKICEEHDIKFIGASEEMINKMGDKASAKATMKAAGVPCVPGSDGVIETFEDCKKIAIETGYPVMLKASAGGGGKGMRAVWKEEDLKDAWDSARQESKAAFGNDDMYMEKLIEEPRHIEIQVVGDSTGKACHLSERDCSVQRRHQKLTEEVPSPFMTDELRDKMGKAAVKAAEYISYEGAGTVEFLVDKHRNFYFMEMNTRIQVEHPITEQVIDFDLIREQILVAAGVPISGKNYTPNLHSIECRINAEDPYNDFRPSPGKITTLHAPGGHGVRLDTHVYAGYSIPPNYDSMIAKLITTAQTREEAINKMKRALDEFVIEGIKTTIPFHRQLMDHPDYLSGNYTTKFMEDFKMEKPKDE; this is encoded by the coding sequence ATGTTTAAAAAAATATTAGTTGCCAATAGAGGTGAAATTGCACTACGTGTAATTAGAACCTGTAAAGAAATGGGCATAAAAACAGTAGCTGTTTACTCTAAAGCAGACGAAGACAGTTTACACGTAAAATTTGCTGACGAGGCTGTATGTATAGGTCCAGCTCCAAGTAGCGAATCTTATTTAAAGATGTCTAATATTATTGCAGCTGCAGAAATAACAAACGCAGACGCAATACATCCAGGATACGGATTCCTTTCAGAAAACGCTAAATTTTCCAAAATTTGTGAAGAGCACGATATTAAATTTATCGGAGCTTCTGAAGAAATGATTAATAAAATGGGAGATAAAGCATCTGCAAAAGCGACAATGAAAGCTGCAGGTGTACCTTGCGTACCAGGAAGTGATGGTGTAATCGAAACTTTTGAAGACTGTAAAAAAATAGCAATAGAAACTGGTTATCCAGTAATGCTTAAAGCTTCTGCAGGTGGAGGAGGAAAAGGTATGCGTGCCGTTTGGAAAGAAGAAGACTTAAAAGATGCATGGGATTCTGCAAGGCAAGAATCTAAAGCAGCGTTTGGTAATGACGATATGTATATGGAAAAACTTATTGAAGAGCCTAGACATATCGAAATCCAAGTCGTTGGAGATAGCACAGGTAAAGCATGTCACTTATCAGAAAGAGATTGCTCTGTACAACGTCGTCACCAAAAGCTAACAGAAGAAGTACCTTCTCCATTCATGACAGATGAATTAAGAGATAAAATGGGAAAAGCAGCAGTAAAAGCTGCAGAATATATTAGTTATGAAGGCGCAGGAACTGTAGAATTTCTTGTTGATAAACATAGAAACTTCTACTTTATGGAGATGAATACGCGTATTCAAGTAGAACATCCAATTACAGAACAAGTTATAGATTTTGACTTAATACGTGAGCAAATCTTAGTTGCAGCTGGCGTGCCAATTTCTGGTAAAAACTATACACCAAATTTACATTCAATCGAGTGTCGTATTAATGCTGAAGATCCATATAATGATTTTAGACCTTCACCAGGAAAAATCACAACACTTCATGCGCCAGGAGGACATGGTGTTCGTTTAGATACTCATGTTTATGCTGGTTATAGTATTCCGCCAAACTACGATTCTATGATAGCTAAGTTAATAACCACTGCGCAAACGCGTGAAGAGGCTATTAATAAAATGAAAAGAGCTTTAGACGAATTTGTAATTGAAGGAATAAAGACAACAATTCCTTTTCATAGACAATTAATGGATCATCCAGATTATCTTTCAGGTAATTATACCACAAAATTTATGGAAGATTTTAAAATGGAAAAACCAAAAGATGAATAA
- a CDS encoding zinc-dependent metalloprotease, with translation MKKNYKNSILALLFLMFTLNIMAQDGRSFWTATTKGKASKKQLNFRKTEPVKAQYYTLDIQALKNYLQDAPKRKNLDVISNKIVSFPTSNNSFENFRVKEASVMEDQLQNKYSNIRTYVAQSIDNPTNIMRFSITPQGLHTMSFISGVGFEFIDPYTKNGNDYIVYAKKDLPRLDQEWVCHFDEDTEDTTERSFNQTTSFNANDGIMRNFRLALACTIEYSEFHWTAAGLTAGDTEASKKAAVLAAMVVTLNRNNFIYERDLSVTMTLVANNEDVIFINSDSFSNNNAGALINESQTVIDANIGFTNYDIGHTFSTGGGGLAQLNSPCTSNKARGITGSPAPIGDPYDVDYVAHEIGHQYGAPHTFNGNTGSCNGNRTASNAYEPGSGSTIMAYAGICAPQNVQSNSDAYFHQKSLQMMWDNIFIGNSTCAAQTPTGNTAPVAIAGANYTIPGLTPYKLTGSSTDVNGTGTHTFTWEQYDLGAAGLPAETNTSGPLVRSFEGTDNPTRYIPRLEDIMVDGGVSTTWEKLASVNRDINFRLTVRDNDPNGGQTAVDAMTATVNAAAGPFIVTSQNTNQIVWTQGTTETITWNVAGTTANGVNTANVNILLSTDGGQNFDTVLASNVPNDGSHDITVPNVSAPYCRIMVEGAGNIFFNVNDYFFAIGDYTYTTVDTCQDYVFNAGISVPENSGSYAGYVLNIPDAYTITDVNIAVDITHNNNGDLYYAYRYPEYLGTGVDGLASGVCAGSQNADFIFDDEGTAINCASTANGDNVLPQTALSNADGTNSAGDWIFYITDIAVGDGNIATWNSTTITICSTVTEPVLSTNSFELNNSLSIYPNPNNGEFTVKFSGAKDDVTLEVYDVRGRSVLSKAYNANGDFNQTINLGNVQSGLYLLNINNGGQTITKKILVD, from the coding sequence ATGAAAAAAAACTACAAGAATAGCATCTTAGCTTTATTGTTTTTAATGTTCACGTTAAATATAATGGCTCAAGATGGACGATCTTTTTGGACAGCTACAACAAAGGGGAAAGCTTCCAAAAAACAATTAAATTTTAGAAAGACAGAACCTGTTAAAGCTCAATATTATACTTTAGATATTCAGGCTTTAAAAAATTATCTTCAGGACGCACCTAAAAGAAAAAATCTTGATGTTATATCAAACAAGATAGTTTCTTTTCCAACTTCAAATAATTCTTTTGAGAATTTTAGAGTAAAAGAAGCTTCTGTTATGGAAGATCAATTACAAAATAAATATTCTAACATAAGAACATATGTTGCTCAAAGTATAGATAATCCTACTAATATTATGAGGTTTAGTATCACACCTCAAGGTTTACATACTATGTCCTTTATTTCTGGTGTTGGGTTTGAGTTTATAGATCCTTACACAAAAAACGGTAATGACTATATTGTTTATGCAAAAAAAGACTTACCTCGTTTAGATCAAGAATGGGTATGTCATTTTGATGAAGATACAGAAGACACAACTGAAAGAAGTTTTAATCAAACAACCTCATTTAATGCTAACGATGGTATAATGAGAAACTTTAGATTAGCTCTTGCATGTACAATAGAATATTCAGAATTTCATTGGACAGCTGCAGGTTTAACTGCAGGAGACACTGAAGCCTCTAAAAAAGCTGCTGTGCTTGCTGCAATGGTTGTAACATTAAACCGTAATAACTTTATATACGAAAGAGATTTATCTGTTACAATGACATTAGTTGCTAATAACGAAGATGTAATATTTATTAACTCAGATAGTTTTTCTAATAATAATGCTGGTGCTTTAATTAACGAAAGCCAGACAGTTATAGACGCTAATATAGGCTTTACTAATTACGATATAGGTCATACGTTTTCTACTGGTGGTGGTGGATTAGCGCAATTAAATTCACCTTGTACTTCTAATAAAGCAAGAGGTATCACAGGTTCTCCTGCTCCAATAGGAGATCCTTATGATGTAGATTATGTTGCACATGAGATAGGTCATCAATATGGTGCACCGCATACGTTTAACGGAAATACTGGTAGTTGTAATGGTAATAGAACAGCTTCTAATGCTTATGAGCCTGGAAGTGGTAGTACAATTATGGCTTATGCTGGTATATGTGCACCTCAAAACGTACAGTCTAATAGTGATGCATATTTTCATCAAAAAAGTTTACAGATGATGTGGGATAATATTTTTATTGGAAATAGTACATGTGCAGCTCAAACACCGACAGGAAATACAGCTCCAGTAGCAATTGCTGGCGCAAATTACACTATACCAGGATTAACACCTTATAAGCTTACAGGTAGTTCTACAGATGTTAATGGAACAGGTACTCATACATTCACTTGGGAGCAATATGATTTAGGAGCTGCTGGATTACCAGCAGAGACTAATACATCTGGTCCATTAGTTAGATCTTTTGAGGGCACAGATAATCCTACTAGATATATTCCTAGACTTGAAGATATTATGGTTGATGGTGGTGTTTCTACAACTTGGGAGAAATTAGCATCAGTAAACAGAGATATTAATTTTAGACTTACAGTACGTGATAACGATCCAAATGGTGGACAAACAGCAGTAGATGCTATGACTGCAACAGTAAATGCTGCTGCTGGACCATTTATTGTTACTTCTCAAAATACAAACCAAATTGTTTGGACACAAGGTACTACCGAAACTATCACTTGGAACGTAGCAGGAACAACAGCTAATGGTGTAAATACAGCTAATGTAAACATCTTATTATCTACAGATGGTGGACAAAATTTTGATACAGTTTTAGCATCTAATGTACCAAACGATGGATCTCATGATATTACAGTGCCAAATGTATCTGCACCATATTGTAGAATAATGGTTGAAGGTGCCGGAAATATATTTTTTAATGTAAATGATTATTTTTTCGCAATAGGAGATTATACTTATACTACAGTAGACACTTGTCAAGATTATGTGTTTAATGCAGGGATTTCTGTTCCTGAAAATTCAGGTTCATATGCTGGTTATGTTTTAAATATACCTGACGCCTACACTATTACAGATGTTAATATTGCAGTTGATATAACTCATAACAATAATGGAGATTTATATTATGCATATAGATATCCAGAATATTTAGGAACTGGAGTAGATGGATTAGCTTCTGGTGTATGTGCAGGATCTCAAAATGCAGATTTTATTTTTGATGATGAAGGAACAGCTATAAATTGTGCATCTACTGCTAATGGAGATAATGTATTACCTCAAACAGCACTTTCTAACGCAGATGGAACAAACTCAGCAGGAGATTGGATTTTTTATATAACAGATATCGCTGTAGGCGATGGTAATATTGCAACTTGGAACTCTACAACTATTACAATTTGTAGTACTGTAACAGAGCCTGTATTATCTACAAATTCTTTCGAACTTAATAATTCGTTATCTATTTATCCTAATCCAAATAACGGAGAATTTACTGTAAAGTTTTCTGGAGCTAAAGATGATGTAACTTTAGAGGTTTATGATGTAAGAGGACGATCTGTGTTATCAAAAGCTTATAATGCTAACGGTGATTTTAATCAAACAATTAATTTAGGTAATGTTCAATCAGGATTATATTTATTAAATATTAATAATGGAGGACAAACTATAACTAAAAAGATTTTAGTAGATTAA
- a CDS encoding NAD(P)/FAD-dependent oxidoreductase — protein sequence MNFSYWEIKSWLTNLDFTIIGSGIVGLNCALQLKKMYPKANILILEKGMLPQGASTKNAGFACFGSLSEILDDLNSHTEAEVFNLVKKRIEGLQLLRQTLGDTTINYQAFGGYELFTENDNLFENCLSKKQDINNLLKPLFNAEVFSVKDNSFNFKNIKNQYIFNQFEGQIDTGKMMSALLQKAQSKGIKILNNITVESFVEDQNLVKIKTNQFEFSTSKLMIATNGFASQLNIPNVKPARAQVLITKPIKNLHIQGTFHLDQGYYYFRNIDNRILFGGGRNLDFKTEETTEFAQTKLIQNKLETLLKTTILPEIDFEINQRWSGIMGVGKQKKAIVKQLSNNVFCGVRLGGMGVAIGSLIGKELAEITLN from the coding sequence ATGAACTTTAGTTACTGGGAAATAAAATCGTGGTTAACCAACTTAGATTTCACTATTATAGGAAGCGGCATTGTTGGTTTAAATTGTGCATTGCAATTAAAAAAAATGTATCCCAAAGCCAATATTTTAATTCTTGAAAAAGGGATGTTACCACAAGGCGCAAGTACTAAAAATGCAGGATTTGCTTGCTTTGGTAGCTTGAGTGAAATTTTAGACGATTTAAATTCGCATACCGAAGCAGAGGTATTTAACTTAGTTAAAAAGCGTATTGAAGGCTTGCAATTACTACGACAAACCTTAGGCGATACAACCATAAATTATCAAGCTTTTGGTGGATACGAATTGTTTACCGAAAACGACAATTTATTTGAAAATTGCTTGTCAAAAAAACAAGATATCAACAATCTATTAAAACCACTTTTTAATGCTGAAGTGTTTAGCGTAAAAGACAATAGTTTCAATTTTAAGAATATAAAAAACCAATATATTTTTAATCAGTTTGAAGGTCAAATAGACACAGGAAAAATGATGTCTGCTTTACTACAAAAAGCACAATCTAAAGGCATAAAAATTTTAAATAATATTACTGTTGAAAGTTTTGTGGAAGACCAAAATTTGGTAAAAATAAAGACGAATCAATTCGAGTTTTCAACATCAAAATTAATGATTGCCACTAATGGATTTGCTTCACAATTAAACATACCAAACGTAAAACCAGCACGAGCACAAGTACTCATTACAAAACCAATAAAAAACTTACATATACAAGGCACATTTCATTTAGATCAAGGCTATTATTATTTCAGAAATATTGATAATCGCATCCTATTTGGTGGCGGACGCAACCTTGATTTTAAAACCGAAGAAACTACCGAATTTGCCCAAACCAAGCTCATTCAAAACAAATTGGAAACACTTTTAAAAACCACGATTTTACCCGAAATAGATTTTGAAATCAATCAGCGTTGGTCTGGTATTATGGGCGTTGGTAAACAAAAAAAGGCTATTGTAAAACAACTTTCTAATAATGTATTTTGTGGTGTTAGACTTGGCGGAATGGGTGTAGCAATTGGCAGCTTAATTGGTAAAGAATTAGCAGAAATAACCCTAAATTAA